In one Arenibacter antarcticus genomic region, the following are encoded:
- a CDS encoding tetratricopeptide repeat-containing sensor histidine kinase, producing MWWDLRYYIVIIFFLFLGLSTFAQEKSVPFLVNEIKEIRKGTKIVTDENSYIQLLNDLAAKLRFINSDSLLLLSKEAQLLSEKLNNREEESEALKNLGDYYSDQGEHINAIELYHQSLVLAKTLQNTDLILRTANNLASEHVYVGNYSLALKGYLENIELAQTHGNKSMEAILNENIANIYVSQKDYKQAIYFYEKVEEINDNIGDDLSSAQTMSNLAITYTEMHDFKSALTNVNKSIDIFKNNELWDWLAHSYMVKGKIYLMKKNHSLALYWYDESKLLHEHLQDERGIIELYNGMAEANFALKNDSVALEYALKSFGIASKIKSMDGMKFGSQTLYKIYKQEEDHAMALKYHEIFQKISDTLFKDENRNSLTLLKTEIDHKNQQEALIVENKKALAKQQNYIYISLLVITIMAIVGFFVARAEKIQKKLNLDLKKQKKDLEQNKLELQLSNETKNKLFSIIAHDLRGPIGALETVLKMLNRGDMDSSEFMAFVPKLKNDVNNISFTLNNLLSWGRSQLNVSTTIPSNVVLSNLVQANINLLNELISSKKIKVENLVSDDTCIKADENQLDIVLRNLLSNAIKFTPYNGSITFGAKEKDGYIEVYIKDTGQGIPPNIQKKILQENTNYSTYGTNNEKGTGLGLPLCKEMVKNNGGRLWVQSKINKGSTFYFTVPKGKRQRKKSA from the coding sequence ATGTGGTGGGATTTAAGATATTATATAGTAATAATTTTCTTTCTTTTTCTAGGGCTATCCACTTTTGCCCAGGAAAAGTCAGTACCTTTCTTGGTTAATGAAATAAAGGAAATAAGAAAAGGTACAAAAATCGTAACTGACGAAAATTCTTATATTCAACTCTTAAACGATTTAGCTGCTAAATTGCGCTTTATTAATTCGGACAGCCTCTTATTATTATCCAAAGAGGCACAGCTGTTAAGCGAAAAACTAAACAACCGGGAAGAAGAGAGTGAGGCCTTAAAAAATTTAGGAGACTACTATTCCGATCAAGGAGAGCATATCAATGCAATAGAATTATACCATCAGTCCCTGGTATTGGCTAAAACCCTTCAAAATACAGACCTGATTCTTAGAACCGCGAATAACCTGGCCTCCGAACACGTGTACGTAGGTAACTACTCCTTAGCTTTAAAAGGGTATTTAGAAAATATTGAATTGGCACAGACCCATGGTAACAAATCAATGGAGGCTATCCTCAATGAAAATATAGCCAATATATATGTGTCCCAAAAGGACTATAAACAGGCTATTTACTTCTATGAAAAGGTAGAAGAAATTAACGATAACATAGGCGATGACCTCTCCTCCGCTCAGACCATGAGCAATTTGGCAATTACCTATACGGAAATGCATGATTTTAAATCTGCCCTTACCAACGTTAACAAGAGCATAGATATTTTCAAAAATAATGAATTATGGGATTGGCTTGCCCATTCTTATATGGTAAAAGGTAAAATATACCTAATGAAAAAGAACCATTCGCTAGCACTCTATTGGTATGACGAAAGCAAGTTATTACATGAGCATCTTCAGGATGAAAGAGGAATCATTGAGTTATACAATGGCATGGCTGAAGCAAATTTTGCACTTAAGAACGACAGTGTGGCATTGGAGTACGCGCTAAAATCCTTCGGTATTGCCTCTAAAATAAAATCGATGGATGGTATGAAGTTCGGGTCTCAAACACTGTATAAAATATACAAGCAAGAGGAAGACCATGCTATGGCCTTAAAATACCATGAGATTTTTCAAAAAATATCGGACACCTTATTCAAGGATGAGAACAGAAACAGCCTTACCTTATTAAAAACGGAAATTGACCATAAAAATCAGCAGGAGGCCCTGATAGTAGAAAATAAAAAAGCATTGGCCAAACAGCAAAATTATATATATATATCCCTACTGGTAATAACAATAATGGCGATTGTTGGATTTTTTGTTGCTAGGGCAGAGAAAATTCAGAAAAAATTAAACCTAGATCTTAAGAAGCAAAAGAAAGATTTAGAACAAAATAAGCTAGAATTGCAGCTTTCCAATGAAACAAAGAATAAACTATTTTCCATCATTGCCCACGACCTACGCGGCCCTATAGGCGCTTTAGAAACCGTATTAAAAATGTTAAACCGAGGTGATATGGACAGTTCCGAGTTTATGGCATTTGTTCCAAAGCTAAAAAATGATGTCAACAATATATCCTTCACCCTAAACAATCTCCTTAGTTGGGGTCGGTCGCAACTGAATGTATCCACCACCATCCCATCCAATGTGGTATTATCTAATCTTGTGCAGGCTAATATAAATCTATTAAACGAGCTTATAAGCTCAAAGAAGATCAAAGTAGAGAATTTAGTTTCCGATGACACTTGTATCAAGGCCGATGAAAATCAATTGGATATTGTATTGCGCAACCTATTGAGCAATGCCATTAAATTTACGCCCTACAATGGAAGTATCACCTTTGGCGCCAAGGAAAAGGATGGATATATAGAAGTCTATATTAAAGATACTGGTCAAGGCATACCTCCAAATATTCAAAAGAAGATACTACAGGAAAATACCAATTATTCCACCTATGGTACCAATAACGAAAAAGGTACCGGATTAGGATTACCACTATGTAAGGAAATGGTAAAAAATAACGGTGGAAGACTATGGGTACAAAGCAAAATCAACAAAGGATCTACCTTTTATTTCACCGTTCCCAAAGGAAAACGGCAACGTAAAAAGTCGGCTTAA
- the recG gene encoding ATP-dependent DNA helicase RecG, translated as MNPSILQSPIAYLKGVGPNRAETLKSELGIETCQDLLHLFPNRYIDKTQYYKINQLQRTSADVQIIGKIVNIKTVEQKRGKRLVAKFTDGQGEIELVWFRGQKWIRENLKLNVPYVIFGKTNWFNGIFSMPHPDMELLEEHEKGLKIGMQPVYPSTEKLSNKGITNRVVGKLVQQLFIETNGRFSETLSQGILSELNLLPKKDALFNIHFPKNQDLLAKAQFRLKFEELFYIQLQLISKNLLHKQRIKGYSFNEVGKLFNEFYKNHLPFDLTNAQKRVIKEIRADLGSNAQMNRLLQGDVGSGKTIVALMTMLLAIDNGFQACLMAPTEILANQHYTGIKELLNDIGVNIALLTGSVKKKDRKIIHEQLENGDLHILIGTHALLEDKVQYKNLGLAIVDEQHRFGVAQRARLWHKNDIPPHILVMTATPIPRTLAMSLYGDLDISTIDELPPGRKTIKTVHRYDSNRLKVFQFIKDEIGKGRQIYIVYPLIQESEALDYKDLMDGYESISRDFPMPEFQISIVHGKMKPVDKDYEMNRFVRGETQIMVATTVIEVGVNVPNASVMIIESAERFGLSQLHQLRGRVGRGADQSFCILMTSHKLSSDSKTRLETMVRTADGFEIAEVDLKLRGPGDLMGTQQSGVLNLKIADIIKDNDILKTARYYALKLLKEDIQLEQHPVIRQTYAQIVKHKNIWNYIS; from the coding sequence ATGAACCCCAGCATACTACAATCACCAATAGCCTACCTGAAGGGTGTGGGACCCAACAGGGCCGAAACACTAAAGTCGGAGCTTGGAATAGAAACCTGCCAAGACTTATTACATTTATTTCCCAATAGGTATATCGACAAAACACAATACTACAAAATAAATCAACTACAAAGAACCAGTGCTGATGTTCAAATAATAGGAAAGATTGTCAACATTAAGACCGTAGAACAAAAAAGAGGAAAGCGTTTGGTTGCCAAATTTACTGATGGCCAAGGGGAAATAGAACTAGTATGGTTCCGCGGACAAAAATGGATCCGGGAGAATCTTAAATTAAATGTACCCTACGTAATATTTGGCAAGACAAATTGGTTTAATGGTATCTTTTCCATGCCACATCCAGATATGGAATTGTTAGAAGAACATGAAAAGGGACTAAAAATTGGCATGCAGCCAGTATATCCATCCACAGAAAAATTATCCAACAAAGGAATTACAAATAGAGTAGTAGGGAAACTTGTGCAACAATTATTTATTGAGACCAATGGCAGGTTTTCAGAGACCCTTTCCCAGGGAATTTTAAGCGAGTTGAATCTATTGCCAAAGAAGGATGCACTTTTCAATATTCATTTTCCGAAAAATCAAGACCTTCTGGCGAAGGCACAATTTCGATTAAAATTTGAGGAGCTGTTCTATATACAGTTACAGCTTATTTCAAAAAACCTACTCCATAAGCAACGGATAAAAGGATATTCTTTTAATGAAGTGGGAAAATTATTCAATGAATTTTACAAAAACCATCTTCCATTTGACCTTACCAATGCCCAAAAAAGGGTCATCAAGGAAATACGGGCCGATCTTGGCAGCAATGCTCAAATGAATCGATTATTGCAGGGCGATGTAGGTTCGGGAAAAACAATAGTAGCTTTAATGACCATGTTGTTAGCCATTGACAACGGCTTTCAGGCGTGTTTGATGGCTCCTACTGAAATATTAGCAAATCAACATTACACTGGAATAAAGGAACTTTTAAATGATATTGGAGTAAATATTGCCCTACTTACTGGTTCGGTTAAGAAAAAGGACCGTAAAATAATCCATGAGCAGTTAGAGAATGGGGATCTGCATATTTTGATAGGCACACATGCCTTACTGGAAGATAAGGTTCAATATAAAAATTTAGGGTTGGCCATTGTAGACGAACAACATCGGTTTGGGGTTGCCCAACGTGCCAGATTATGGCACAAGAACGATATTCCTCCTCATATTTTGGTGATGACTGCTACCCCCATTCCGAGAACGTTGGCTATGAGTTTGTACGGTGATTTGGATATTTCCACTATAGACGAACTTCCCCCAGGTAGGAAAACAATCAAAACCGTGCACCGATACGATTCCAACCGATTAAAGGTATTCCAATTTATAAAGGACGAAATTGGAAAAGGACGCCAAATTTACATAGTATATCCATTGATACAGGAATCTGAAGCCTTGGATTACAAGGATTTAATGGATGGATACGAAAGTATTTCAAGGGATTTTCCGATGCCAGAGTTTCAAATTTCTATAGTCCACGGCAAAATGAAACCCGTTGACAAAGATTATGAAATGAATCGATTTGTGAGAGGCGAAACGCAAATAATGGTTGCGACAACGGTCATAGAAGTGGGTGTAAATGTCCCAAATGCTTCTGTTATGATTATAGAAAGCGCGGAAAGATTTGGGCTCTCCCAGCTCCACCAGTTGAGGGGAAGGGTAGGTCGCGGTGCAGATCAAAGTTTTTGTATTTTAATGACTAGCCACAAACTTTCTTCAGATTCCAAAACACGACTGGAAACCATGGTCAGGACCGCAGATGGATTCGAAATTGCCGAAGTTGATTTGAAACTCCGTGGACCGGGAGATTTAATGGGAACGCAGCAGAGTGGGGTATTGAATTTAAAAATCGCAGATATTATAAAGGATAATGACATATTAAAGACGGCTAGATATTACGCCCTTAAACTTTTAAAGGAAGATATTCAACTGGAACAGCATCCAGTTATACGCCAAACCTATGCCCAGATCGTAAAGCATAAGAACATTTGGAATTATATTAGCTAA
- a CDS encoding patatin family protein, which produces MRAMVISGGGSKGAFAGGVAQYLIQEMNHKYDLFLGTSTGSLLISHLALGKIEKIKQVYTSVDQKQIFSNCPFVITKKHGIETIGIHHINVLRNFFSGSKTFGESHNLLQLIKNTISEKEFEQLKHDAEDIVVTVSNLSLNQVEYKSIKDCTYVEFCDWIWISCNYTPFMSLVKRNGCEYADGGLGSMVPIEEAIKRGAKVVDAIILQTEVTQLNRMPSKNVFSLLTNMFAFMLDRIENQNIRIGKFSASHNNAIINFYYTPTVLTTNSLIFEKEKMSLWWESGFNFAKYKNSETNQIETAIV; this is translated from the coding sequence ATGAGGGCAATGGTAATTTCAGGGGGTGGCAGTAAAGGTGCTTTTGCGGGTGGCGTGGCGCAATATCTTATACAGGAAATGAACCACAAATATGATCTCTTTCTAGGTACCTCTACGGGTAGTCTTTTAATTTCACATCTGGCACTCGGTAAAATTGAAAAGATAAAGCAGGTATATACCTCAGTGGATCAAAAGCAGATTTTCAGCAATTGTCCCTTTGTTATCACTAAAAAACATGGTATTGAGACTATTGGGATCCACCATATAAACGTACTAAGGAATTTTTTTAGTGGAAGTAAAACCTTTGGTGAAAGCCATAATTTGCTACAGTTGATCAAAAACACGATTTCCGAAAAAGAATTTGAACAATTAAAACATGATGCGGAAGATATTGTGGTAACCGTTTCCAATCTTTCTTTAAATCAGGTAGAATACAAATCGATTAAGGATTGTACCTATGTGGAATTTTGTGATTGGATTTGGATTTCCTGTAATTACACGCCATTTATGAGTCTAGTAAAGCGGAATGGCTGCGAATATGCCGATGGGGGGCTGGGTAGCATGGTGCCCATAGAAGAGGCGATAAAAAGGGGCGCAAAGGTGGTGGACGCCATTATTCTTCAGACCGAAGTGACCCAACTCAATAGAATGCCTTCCAAAAATGTATTTTCATTGCTCACCAATATGTTTGCTTTTATGTTAGATAGAATAGAAAATCAGAATATTAGAATAGGCAAGTTTTCCGCTAGCCATAACAATGCTATTATTAATTTTTATTACACTCCAACGGTGCTAACAACCAATTCCCTTATTTTTGAAAAAGAAAAAATGTCCCTTTGGTGGGAAAGTGGCTTTAATTTTGCCAAATACAAAAATTCTGAAACCAACCAAATAGAAACAGCAATAGTATGA
- a CDS encoding patatin family protein — protein MRALVISGGGSKGAFAGGVAQYLMEVEKREYDILVGTSTGSLLIPQLALNKIEKLHALYTNVNQHAIFSLNPFVVRKKEGREYVAINYLTSLLQFVKKRRTFGESKALRRTIKKNFSLQEFDAIKRTGKEVVVTVSNLSKNKVEYKSIKDFTYAEFCDWIWISCNYIPFMSLVKKDGFEYGDGGLGCVVPIREAIRRGATEIDAIILESENMEHNKVLGKNPFSLMLSIYGFVLDQIESHDISEGVLAAKHRGVKLNLYYTPTRLTENSLIFNKKLMTKWWQQGYSYAEDKFSSTPDPSLTEQE, from the coding sequence ATGAGGGCATTGGTAATTAGCGGAGGTGGCAGTAAAGGTGCCTTTGCCGGGGGAGTGGCGCAATACTTAATGGAAGTGGAGAAACGGGAATATGATATTTTGGTAGGCACCTCTACTGGAAGTTTGTTGATTCCTCAATTGGCCTTGAATAAGATCGAAAAACTTCACGCCCTTTATACCAATGTAAACCAGCATGCCATCTTCAGCCTTAATCCTTTTGTAGTCCGTAAAAAGGAAGGTAGGGAATATGTAGCCATAAACTATCTCACCTCTCTCCTTCAATTTGTAAAAAAAAGGAGAACTTTTGGGGAAAGCAAGGCCTTGCGTAGGACCATCAAAAAAAATTTTTCGTTGCAGGAATTCGACGCTATTAAAAGAACGGGGAAGGAAGTGGTGGTCACAGTTTCCAACCTTTCCAAAAATAAGGTAGAATATAAATCAATTAAAGATTTTACCTATGCCGAATTCTGTGATTGGATTTGGATATCCTGTAACTATATTCCCTTTATGTCCTTGGTGAAAAAGGATGGATTTGAATATGGCGATGGTGGCTTAGGCTGTGTTGTGCCGATAAGGGAGGCCATAAGACGTGGCGCAACCGAGATCGATGCCATTATTTTGGAATCTGAAAATATGGAACACAATAAGGTACTTGGTAAAAACCCGTTTTCCTTAATGCTGAGTATTTACGGATTCGTATTGGATCAAATAGAATCCCACGATATTTCCGAGGGGGTATTGGCCGCAAAACATCGAGGGGTAAAATTAAATTTATATTATACACCTACTAGGCTAACCGAGAATTCTCTGATCTTTAATAAAAAATTAATGACCAAATGGTGGCAACAAGGCTATAGCTACGCAGAAGATAAATTTTCTAGCACCCCTGATCCCAGTCTAACAGAACAAGAATAA
- a CDS encoding amidohydrolase codes for MKHLIIVIILLSCYSITAQKYKLEKQYNDIEQQVIDWRRDFHQHPELSNREFKTAEKIATHLRSLGIEVQTGVAKTGVVGVLKGNKAGKVIALRADIDALPVVERNDLPFKSTVVSEFLGQEVGVMHACGHDTHTAILMGVAEILSKNRDKIKGTVKFIFQPAEEGPPPGEEGGALLMVKEGVLKNPDVDAIFGLHINSQTPVGVIRYKSGGTMAAAQSFEIKVKGKQSHGSQPWSGVDPILISAKIIDGLQTIISREAQLTNEAAVITVGKITSGVRFNIIPETAEMIGTIRTLDYDMQEMINRRMKEMVPTIAKAYGGEATIEIKNATEITYNDPELVDKMLPTLIRVAGNSNVQTQKAVTGAEDFSYYQREVPGFFFFLGGMTPGSEESFPHHTPDFKIDDSGLLLGVQAMTEMSLDFLNK; via the coding sequence ATGAAACATTTAATTATTGTAATAATACTCCTAAGCTGCTATAGTATAACGGCCCAAAAATATAAACTGGAAAAGCAATATAACGATATTGAACAACAAGTAATTGACTGGAGACGCGATTTTCATCAGCATCCAGAACTCTCCAACAGGGAGTTTAAAACAGCAGAGAAAATTGCAACGCACCTTCGTTCTTTAGGGATAGAGGTACAAACAGGGGTTGCCAAAACCGGGGTTGTTGGCGTGCTCAAGGGAAACAAAGCTGGAAAGGTAATCGCACTACGGGCAGATATAGATGCCTTGCCCGTGGTAGAACGGAACGATCTGCCTTTCAAATCTACAGTGGTGTCGGAGTTTCTAGGGCAAGAAGTGGGGGTTATGCATGCTTGCGGTCATGATACCCATACCGCAATCCTAATGGGTGTCGCTGAGATTTTATCTAAGAACAGAGACAAGATAAAGGGTACAGTAAAGTTTATCTTTCAACCCGCGGAAGAAGGTCCTCCACCAGGAGAGGAAGGTGGCGCCCTGTTAATGGTGAAGGAAGGGGTGCTTAAAAATCCTGATGTTGACGCCATTTTTGGCTTGCATATAAATTCCCAGACGCCGGTCGGGGTTATCCGATATAAATCTGGAGGGACTATGGCAGCAGCACAAAGTTTTGAAATTAAGGTAAAAGGAAAACAGAGCCATGGTTCCCAACCATGGTCGGGAGTAGACCCAATATTAATAAGCGCCAAGATTATTGATGGGCTTCAGACCATTATAAGCAGAGAGGCACAACTTACTAATGAAGCTGCTGTAATTACCGTGGGTAAAATAACTTCGGGAGTGCGATTCAATATTATACCTGAAACTGCAGAAATGATAGGTACTATAAGAACTTTGGACTACGACATGCAAGAAATGATTAATCGCAGAATGAAAGAAATGGTCCCTACAATTGCCAAGGCCTACGGAGGGGAGGCCACTATTGAAATTAAAAATGCTACTGAAATTACTTACAACGATCCAGAATTGGTTGACAAGATGTTGCCCACCCTCATTAGGGTAGCGGGCAATTCTAACGTACAGACTCAAAAGGCCGTTACTGGAGCCGAGGACTTCTCCTATTATCAGAGGGAAGTGCCAGGTTTCTTTTTCTTTTTGGGAGGCATGACGCCAGGTAGCGAAGAATCCTTTCCTCACCATACGCCAGATTTTAAGATAGACGATAGTGGATTGCTGTTGGGAGTACAAGCCATGACCGAAATGAGCCTTGACTTTTTAAATAAATAG
- the bshB1 gene encoding bacillithiol biosynthesis deacetylase BshB1 produces the protein MKLDILVFGAHPDDAELGAGATIAKEVANGKKVGIVDLTRGELGTRGSAEIRDREAVASAKILGVSVRENLGFADGFFVNDKEHQLKVVEMIRKYRPDTVLCNAIEDRHIDHAKGSKLVSDACFLSGLMKIETKLEGEGQDAWRPKVVYHYIQWKDLKPDFIVDVSNFMEVKTRAIMAYSSQFYDAKSKEPETPISSKNFTDSVLYRAQDLGRLVGVEYGEGFTTERYIAVKDLGSLI, from the coding sequence ATGAAATTAGACATATTAGTGTTCGGGGCACATCCGGACGATGCGGAATTAGGTGCAGGAGCTACCATAGCAAAAGAAGTTGCAAATGGTAAAAAAGTAGGCATTGTAGATTTAACCCGTGGGGAGCTGGGTACGCGCGGCTCAGCGGAAATCAGGGATAGGGAAGCTGTAGCTTCAGCTAAAATATTGGGAGTAAGTGTGCGCGAAAACCTTGGTTTTGCCGATGGATTTTTTGTTAATGATAAGGAACATCAGCTTAAGGTTGTTGAAATGATCCGTAAATACCGCCCAGATACCGTATTGTGCAATGCTATAGAAGATAGGCATATTGATCATGCCAAAGGAAGTAAATTGGTAAGTGACGCCTGTTTTTTAAGCGGATTGATGAAAATAGAGACCAAACTGGAAGGGGAGGGGCAAGACGCATGGCGCCCAAAAGTGGTGTATCATTATATTCAATGGAAAGACCTTAAACCCGATTTTATTGTAGATGTGTCTAATTTTATGGAGGTGAAAACCCGTGCGATAATGGCCTACAGCTCCCAGTTTTACGATGCTAAAAGCAAGGAGCCCGAAACGCCAATCAGTAGTAAAAACTTTACCGATAGTGTATTGTATAGGGCACAGGATCTAGGCCGCTTGGTAGGTGTGGAATATGGGGAAGGCTTTACTACAGAAAGATATATAGCCGTAAAAGACTTGGGCAGCCTTATTTAA
- a CDS encoding M1 family metallopeptidase, translating into MKQLVIILFLMLVSGLAAQHQDKVIFTHGKVEIFVDAPKKTLKGRVTYRLKILQNLDTVFLDAQNLEIETVLLNTKNVTFRNNGKTVTVYNRFRKNRDYTLNISYTAKPKQTIYFIGWDSLSTINQVWTQGQGKYTSHWLPSFDDMREKVEFDLNISFDKNYEVIANGELVDTKETGELKQWVFNMERPMSSYLLAFAIGKYTKKQLSSDRGVPLHLYYYPKDSLFIEPTYRYTQEIFEFLEQEIGVAYPWLKYDQVPVRDFLYAGMENTGTTIFSDNFMVDSIAFKDRNYVNVNAHEMAHQWFGNLVTQTDGHAHWLHEGFATYYALLAEKNIFGEAYYYWKLYDSALRLNEASNNNGGEALTDPKASSLTFYEKGAWALHVLRRQIGDSVYKAGIVRYLEKYKFGNAGIDEFLHEMELAGESDLNVFKKKWLNGTLFPFLEAKDILIAESKDLEQLFKLQEELITTKKEKEHVIWKYFEQSKSMPLKAKLITTYYKSLSEDFIRKAFKTKDLSVRQAIATSIVQIPIGLKHEFESMLKDESYLTLEHILYKLWIYFPDGRLQYLEETKNIIGFPDKNVRILWLTLALLTKDYESQKKEDYYKELSGYTDSSYSFEVRQKAFGMLQEVIGLSDKNLLDLIEATQHHSWQFKQYSRSLVDQLIKEHSIRDRMENLKVKLKGEELRYMNNKLKAE; encoded by the coding sequence ATGAAACAACTAGTAATAATCCTTTTCTTGATGCTGGTTTCCGGCCTTGCCGCACAACATCAAGATAAGGTGATTTTCACCCACGGGAAGGTGGAAATTTTTGTAGATGCTCCAAAGAAGACCTTAAAAGGGAGGGTGACTTATAGGTTAAAAATCCTACAAAATTTAGACACTGTTTTTTTGGATGCTCAAAATCTGGAAATTGAAACCGTTCTCCTCAATACTAAAAATGTTACATTTCGCAACAACGGTAAAACCGTAACCGTCTACAATAGATTCCGTAAAAACAGAGACTATACCTTGAATATTAGCTATACTGCTAAACCAAAACAAACGATTTATTTTATAGGTTGGGATAGTTTATCTACTATTAATCAGGTTTGGACCCAGGGCCAGGGGAAATACACTAGCCATTGGCTCCCCAGTTTTGACGATATGCGGGAAAAGGTAGAATTTGATTTAAACATTAGCTTCGATAAAAATTATGAGGTAATCGCCAATGGAGAGTTGGTTGATACCAAGGAAACGGGAGAGTTAAAGCAATGGGTTTTTAATATGGAACGCCCAATGAGTAGCTATCTCTTGGCTTTTGCAATAGGGAAGTATACTAAAAAACAACTTTCTTCAGATAGGGGAGTACCCCTTCACCTATATTATTATCCAAAAGATTCCTTATTCATTGAACCCACCTATAGGTATACCCAGGAGATTTTTGAGTTTTTGGAGCAGGAGATCGGAGTGGCTTACCCCTGGTTAAAATATGATCAGGTGCCGGTTCGCGACTTCCTTTATGCTGGAATGGAAAATACGGGAACCACTATTTTTTCCGACAATTTTATGGTGGATTCTATTGCTTTTAAGGATAGGAACTATGTAAATGTCAATGCCCATGAAATGGCGCACCAATGGTTTGGAAATCTGGTAACACAAACTGATGGTCATGCGCATTGGTTGCATGAGGGTTTTGCCACTTACTATGCGCTTTTGGCAGAAAAAAATATTTTTGGGGAGGCGTATTATTATTGGAAACTATATGATTCCGCTCTAAGATTAAATGAAGCCTCCAACAATAATGGGGGAGAGGCCTTAACAGACCCCAAGGCGAGTAGCCTAACTTTTTATGAAAAAGGAGCCTGGGCACTGCATGTTTTACGGCGTCAAATAGGCGATTCCGTATACAAAGCTGGTATTGTGCGATATTTGGAAAAATATAAATTCGGAAATGCGGGAATTGACGAGTTTTTACACGAAATGGAGCTGGCTGGCGAGTCTGATCTTAACGTTTTTAAAAAAAAGTGGCTAAATGGAACACTATTCCCATTTCTGGAGGCCAAAGATATCTTGATTGCCGAATCTAAAGATCTAGAACAGCTTTTTAAACTTCAGGAAGAATTGATCACCACAAAAAAGGAAAAGGAGCATGTTATTTGGAAATATTTTGAGCAATCAAAATCGATGCCGTTAAAAGCTAAGCTAATAACGACTTATTATAAGTCGTTGTCCGAAGATTTTATAAGAAAGGCCTTTAAGACCAAGGATCTAAGTGTACGTCAGGCTATTGCAACCTCAATTGTGCAAATCCCAATAGGATTAAAGCATGAGTTTGAATCGATGCTCAAAGATGAAAGTTACCTTACTTTAGAGCACATATTGTACAAATTATGGATATATTTCCCAGATGGTAGACTTCAATACTTAGAGGAGACCAAGAATATAATTGGTTTTCCCGATAAAAATGTTCGGATATTATGGTTGACTTTAGCATTGTTGACCAAGGATTATGAGTCTCAAAAGAAAGAAGATTATTATAAGGAACTCAGTGGTTATACCGATTCTAGTTATTCTTTTGAGGTAAGACAGAAAGCTTTTGGAATGTTGCAAGAGGTAATTGGTCTTTCTGATAAAAACCTATTGGATCTGATTGAAGCAACACAACACCATTCTTGGCAATTTAAACAATATTCACGAAGCTTGGTCGATCAGCTTATAAAAGAGCACAGCATAAGGGATAGAATGGAAAATTTAAAAGTAAAACTAAAAGGCGAGGAATTGCGTTATATGAATAACAAATTGAAGGCAGAATGA
- a CDS encoding OmpA family protein, producing MRKKLITVLVLLMTISISHAQSKKELVQEIEDLESRLRSTETALSEVKRQERINSTKVESYEVQVEEMKETNSILLQNLNNFTEASTRRSDNINSTLANIQEKEGQLRVIREALSSRDSVTLAVLTVFKQNLGPDPKITVSDGAITVVLDNSFLFGEQTKSAKITDSGEAIISKIANILKAHPTMDIEIVSNSNLVNSADKKNNNWQIGTQQASTVANLLEGKYQVEPKRIRATGKSELGMYTIETATEIIVQPKFYEFYKMVRDNLKNP from the coding sequence ATGAGAAAGAAATTAATTACCGTATTAGTCTTATTAATGACCATTTCTATTTCGCATGCCCAAAGCAAAAAAGAACTAGTTCAGGAAATTGAAGATTTAGAATCGCGATTACGCTCCACTGAAACTGCATTGTCCGAGGTAAAGCGACAAGAAAGGATCAATTCTACCAAGGTAGAATCTTATGAAGTCCAAGTAGAAGAAATGAAAGAAACCAATAGCATTCTCCTACAAAATTTGAACAATTTCACGGAAGCCTCCACTAGAAGATCAGATAATATTAACAGTACTTTGGCCAATATACAAGAAAAAGAAGGACAATTGAGGGTAATTAGAGAGGCCCTGAGCAGTAGGGATTCCGTTACCCTGGCAGTCTTAACCGTTTTTAAGCAAAACTTAGGTCCAGACCCCAAAATTACGGTTAGCGATGGTGCCATTACCGTGGTTTTGGATAATAGTTTCCTTTTTGGTGAGCAAACAAAAAGTGCAAAAATAACGGACTCTGGAGAGGCAATAATAAGTAAAATTGCCAACATTTTAAAAGCTCATCCAACTATGGATATAGAAATTGTCAGCAATAGTAACCTGGTGAATTCTGCGGATAAGAAGAACAATAATTGGCAAATAGGTACCCAACAGGCTTCTACCGTTGCCAATCTTTTAGAGGGCAAATATCAAGTGGAACCAAAAAGGATTAGAGCCACTGGCAAATCAGAACTGGGAATGTACACTATTGAGACCGCTACGGAAATTATTGTGCAGCCAAAATTTTATGAGTTTTATAAAATGGTTAGAGATAATCTGAAAAACCCATAA